One Kineococcus radiotolerans SRS30216 = ATCC BAA-149 DNA window includes the following coding sequences:
- the efp gene encoding elongation factor P has translation MASTNDLKNGTVLNLDGNLWSVVEFQHVKPGKGGAFVRTKLKNVLSGKVVDRTFNAGSKVETATVDKRDMQYLYKDGEDFVFMDSATYDQLYVSATTVGDAANYMLESTEAIVATHEGTPLYVELPASVVLEITYTEPGLQGDRSTGGTKPATVETGYEIQVPLFLETGTKVKVDTRTGDYLGRVND, from the coding sequence GTGGCATCGACGAACGACCTGAAGAACGGCACCGTGCTGAACCTCGACGGCAACCTCTGGTCGGTGGTCGAGTTCCAGCACGTGAAGCCCGGCAAGGGCGGGGCCTTCGTCCGGACCAAGCTCAAGAACGTCCTGTCCGGCAAGGTCGTCGACCGCACCTTCAACGCCGGCTCCAAGGTGGAGACCGCGACGGTCGACAAGCGCGACATGCAGTACCTGTACAAGGACGGCGAGGACTTCGTCTTCATGGACTCCGCCACCTACGACCAGCTGTACGTCAGCGCGACGACCGTGGGCGACGCGGCGAACTACATGCTGGAGAGCACCGAGGCCATCGTCGCCACGCACGAGGGCACCCCGCTCTACGTCGAGCTCCCCGCGTCGGTCGTCCTGGAGATCACCTACACCGAGCCCGGCCTGCAGGGCGACCGCTCCACCGGCGGCACCAAGCCCGCGACGGTGGAGACCGGCTACGAGATCCAGGTCCCGCTGTTCCTCGAGACCGGCACCAAGGTGAAGGTGGACACCCGCACGGGCGACTACCTCGGCCGCGTCAACGACTGA
- the nusB gene encoding transcription antitermination factor NusB translates to MAARRKARKRALEVLFEADQRGLAPLDVLKDKILRADPPVGEYAVTVVEGVVEHQARIDEVLSTYSMAWPLDRMPAVDRALLRIGTWEVLYAADVPDHVAVSEAVEIAQELSTDESPKFVNGLLARIAELKETLSA, encoded by the coding sequence ATGGCGGCCCGCCGCAAGGCGCGCAAGCGCGCGCTGGAGGTCCTCTTCGAGGCCGACCAGCGCGGGCTGGCCCCCCTCGACGTCCTCAAGGACAAGATCCTGCGCGCTGACCCGCCCGTCGGCGAGTACGCCGTGACCGTCGTGGAGGGCGTGGTCGAGCACCAGGCGCGCATCGACGAGGTCCTCTCGACGTACTCGATGGCCTGGCCCCTGGACCGGATGCCGGCCGTGGACCGCGCCCTGCTGCGGATCGGCACGTGGGAGGTCCTGTACGCGGCCGACGTGCCCGACCACGTGGCCGTCAGCGAGGCCGTGGAGATCGCGCAGGAGCTCTCCACCGACGAGTCCCCGAAGTTCGTGAACGGGCTGCTCGCCCGGATCGCGGAGCTGAAGGAGACCCTCTCCGCCTGA
- a CDS encoding transcriptional regulator — MASDYSRALGSRLRAIRTQQGLSLHGVEEKSEGRWKAVVVGSYERGDRAVTVQRLAELADFYGVPVSALLPEGAPQGSTEPPPRLVLDLERLQEVPAEKAGPLDRYAKTIQSQRGDYNGRVLSIRADDLRTLAVIYDVPATTLCDEFIAWGVLNADARRAVEHG; from the coding sequence ATGGCATCGGACTACTCCCGCGCACTCGGATCGCGCCTTCGCGCCATCCGTACTCAACAGGGGCTGTCCCTGCACGGCGTCGAAGAGAAGTCCGAGGGACGGTGGAAGGCCGTCGTCGTGGGCTCCTACGAGCGCGGCGACCGTGCAGTGACCGTCCAGCGACTCGCCGAGCTCGCGGACTTCTACGGAGTCCCCGTCTCGGCCCTGCTCCCCGAAGGCGCCCCGCAGGGCAGCACCGAACCGCCCCCGCGGCTCGTGCTCGACCTCGAGCGCCTCCAGGAGGTCCCCGCCGAGAAGGCCGGCCCCCTGGACCGCTACGCGAAGACCATCCAGTCCCAGCGCGGCGACTACAACGGCCGGGTCCTCTCGATCCGCGCCGACGACCTCCGCACCCTGGCCGTCATCTACGACGTGCCCGCCACCACCCTGTGCGACGAGTTCATCGCCTGGGGCGTGCTCAACGCCGACGCCCGGCGCGCGGTCGAGCACGGCTGA
- the pyrR gene encoding bifunctional pyr operon transcriptional regulator/uracil phosphoribosyltransferase PyrR, producing MSAAPDQADPPAQGRVLLTGADVSRAVTRIAHELLESNRGADDLVLLGIPTRGVPLARRLARRLAEVEGRAVPAGALDVTMYRDDLRRHPTRELLPTEVPPGGIDDKVVVLVDDVLYSGRTIRAALDALSDLGRPRAVRLAVLVDRGHRELPIRADHVGKNLPTSSAERVSVLLEELDGRDAVLITGGAPA from the coding sequence GTGAGCGCTGCCCCGGACCAGGCAGACCCTCCCGCGCAGGGCAGGGTGCTCCTCACCGGAGCCGACGTGTCCCGCGCCGTGACGCGCATCGCGCACGAGCTGCTGGAGAGCAACAGGGGAGCGGACGACCTCGTCCTGCTCGGCATCCCCACCCGCGGGGTCCCCCTCGCCCGGCGCCTCGCGCGCCGCCTCGCCGAGGTCGAGGGACGCGCCGTCCCCGCCGGGGCCCTGGACGTCACGATGTACCGCGACGACCTGCGCCGGCACCCCACCCGCGAGCTGCTCCCCACCGAGGTCCCGCCCGGCGGGATCGACGACAAGGTCGTGGTCCTCGTCGACGACGTCCTCTACTCCGGGCGCACCATCCGCGCCGCCCTCGACGCCCTCAGCGACCTCGGCCGCCCCCGCGCCGTCCGCCTCGCCGTCCTCGTCGACCGCGGCCACCGCGAGCTGCCGATCCGCGCCGACCACGTCGGGAAGAACCTCCCCACCTCCTCCGCCGAGCGCGTCAGCGTCCTGCTCGAGGAGCTCGACGGGCGCGACGCGGTCCTCATCACCGGAGGTGCCCCCGCGTGA
- a CDS encoding aspartate carbamoyltransferase catalytic subunit gives MRHLLSAADLDRDAAVRVLDVAEEMAATQRREIKKLPTLRGRTVVNLFFEDSTRTRTSFEAAAKRLSADVINFSAKGSSVSKGESLKDTALTLEAMGADAVVVRHGSSGAPHRLAHAGWTRGAVVNAGDGTHEHPTQALLDAYTMRRHLTSGAGDLTGARVVIVGDVLHSRVARSNVLLLRTLGAHVTLVAPPTLLPVGVESWPCATSHDLDAALRDGAPDAVMMLRVQAERMDASKGSFFPSAREYGRRYGLGRQRLALLPEHTIVMHPGPMNRGLEISAEAADSARSTIVEQVGNGVAVRMAVLYLLLAGELPGGDA, from the coding sequence ATGCGCCACCTGCTCTCCGCCGCCGACCTCGACCGCGACGCCGCCGTGCGCGTGCTCGACGTGGCCGAGGAGATGGCCGCCACCCAGCGCCGGGAGATCAAGAAGCTCCCGACGCTGCGCGGGCGGACGGTCGTCAACCTCTTCTTCGAGGACTCCACCCGCACCCGCACGTCCTTCGAGGCCGCCGCCAAGCGCCTCTCCGCCGACGTCATCAACTTCTCCGCCAAGGGCTCCAGCGTCTCCAAGGGCGAGAGCCTCAAGGACACCGCGCTGACCCTGGAGGCCATGGGCGCCGACGCGGTCGTCGTCCGGCACGGCTCCTCCGGCGCCCCGCACCGCCTCGCCCACGCCGGCTGGACCCGCGGCGCGGTCGTCAACGCCGGCGACGGCACCCACGAGCACCCCACCCAGGCCCTGCTCGACGCCTACACCATGCGTCGCCACCTCACGAGCGGCGCGGGGGACCTGACGGGTGCGCGGGTCGTCATCGTCGGCGACGTCCTGCACTCCCGGGTCGCGCGCTCCAACGTCCTGCTGCTGCGCACCCTCGGCGCGCACGTCACCCTCGTCGCCCCGCCCACCCTGCTGCCCGTGGGGGTCGAGAGCTGGCCGTGCGCGACCTCCCACGACCTCGACGCCGCCCTGCGGGACGGCGCGCCCGACGCGGTGATGATGCTGCGCGTGCAGGCCGAGCGGATGGACGCCTCGAAGGGGTCGTTCTTCCCCTCCGCCCGGGAGTACGGCCGCCGCTACGGCCTGGGCCGCCAGCGGCTGGCCCTGCTGCCCGAGCACACGATCGTCATGCACCCCGGCCCGATGAACCGCGGGCTGGAGATCTCCGCCGAGGCCGCCGACTCCGCCCGCTCCACCATCGTCGAGCAGGTCGGCAACGGCGTCGCGGTCCGAATGGCCGTCCTCTACCTGTTGCTGGCCGGCGAGCTCCCGGGAGGGGACGCGTGA
- a CDS encoding dihydroorotase — MNTTLIQKVRPLGGAVTDLLLRDGEIAAVGPGLSAEGATVLDASGLIALPGLVDLHTHLREPGREDAETVDSGTRSAARGGYTSVFAMANTFPVADTAGVVEQVQRLGEEAGWVDVRPVGAVTVGLAGEQLAELGAMADSRAGVRVFSDDGHCVSDAVLMRRALEYVKAFDGVIAQHAQEPRLTEDAQMNEGAVSAVLGLRGWPSVAEEAIIARDVLLADHVGSRLHVCHLSTRGSVEIVRWAKQRGVQVTAEVTPHHLLLTDELVRGYDPVYKVNPPLRTQADVEAVREGLADGTIDVVATDHAPHPVEAKDCEWSAAAMGMTGLETALSVVQHTMVDTGLVGWDVLADRMSSAPARIGRLPGHGRPLAVGSPANLVLLDPAARWTVDPAAMATAGRNSPFRGMELPGRVVATFLRGRATVLDGELVGA; from the coding sequence GTGAACACGACGCTCATCCAGAAGGTCCGACCGCTCGGCGGTGCGGTGACCGACCTGCTGCTGCGCGACGGCGAGATCGCCGCGGTCGGCCCCGGCCTGAGCGCGGAGGGCGCCACCGTCCTCGACGCGAGCGGCCTCATCGCCCTGCCCGGGCTCGTCGACCTGCACACCCACCTGCGCGAACCGGGCCGCGAGGACGCCGAGACCGTCGACTCCGGCACCCGCAGCGCGGCCCGCGGCGGGTACACCAGCGTGTTCGCGATGGCCAACACCTTCCCCGTCGCCGACACCGCGGGCGTCGTGGAGCAGGTCCAGCGCCTCGGCGAGGAGGCCGGCTGGGTCGACGTCCGCCCCGTGGGGGCCGTCACCGTCGGCCTCGCCGGCGAGCAGCTCGCCGAGCTCGGGGCGATGGCCGACTCCCGCGCGGGCGTGCGGGTCTTCTCCGACGACGGGCACTGCGTCTCCGACGCCGTCCTCATGCGCCGGGCGCTGGAGTACGTCAAGGCCTTCGACGGGGTCATCGCCCAGCACGCCCAGGAGCCCCGGCTCACCGAGGACGCCCAGATGAACGAGGGCGCGGTGAGCGCCGTCCTCGGCCTGCGCGGCTGGCCCAGCGTCGCCGAGGAGGCGATCATCGCCCGCGACGTGCTGCTCGCCGACCACGTCGGCTCCCGCCTGCACGTCTGCCACCTCTCCACCCGCGGCTCCGTCGAGATCGTCCGCTGGGCCAAGCAGCGCGGGGTGCAGGTCACCGCCGAGGTCACCCCGCACCACCTGCTGCTCACCGACGAGCTCGTGCGCGGCTACGACCCCGTCTACAAGGTCAACCCGCCGCTGCGCACCCAGGCCGACGTCGAGGCCGTCCGCGAGGGCCTGGCCGACGGCACCATCGACGTCGTCGCCACCGACCACGCCCCGCACCCGGTGGAGGCCAAGGACTGCGAGTGGTCCGCCGCCGCCATGGGCATGACCGGCCTGGAGACCGCCCTGAGCGTCGTGCAGCACACCATGGTCGACACCGGGCTCGTCGGCTGGGACGTCCTGGCCGACCGGATGTCCTCGGCCCCCGCCCGCATCGGGCGCCTGCCCGGGCACGGGCGGCCCCTGGCGGTGGGCAGCCCCGCCAACCTCGTCCTGCTCGACCCCGCCGCCCGCTGGACGGTGGACCCGGCCGCGATGGCCACCGCCGGGCGCAACTCCCCGTTCCGGGGGATGGAGCTGCCCGGCCGGGTCGTCGCGACGTTCCTGCGCGGACGGGCCACCGTCCTCGACGGCGAGCTGGTCGGAGCGTGA
- the carA gene encoding glutamine-hydrolyzing carbamoyl-phosphate synthase small subunit — protein sequence MNARVPAVLVLEDGRTFHGQAYGRVGQTVGEAVFSTGMTGYQETLTDPSYHRQVVVMTAPHVGNTGYNDEDQESGRIWVAGYVVRDPARVPSSWRSRRGLGEELDAQGVVGISGVDTRALTRHLRERGAMKVGVFSGEAAERPAAELLRAVQDAPDMVGTDLASLVSTDETYVVPAVGERRFSVTAVDLGIKSMTPHRLAERGIEVTVVPSTATLEEVLTSGADGGAPDGVFFSNGPGDPAAATHEIEVLQGVLERRIPFFGICYGNQLLGRALGFGTYKLKYGHRGINQPVMDLATRKVEVTAHNHGFAVEGKAGEVRETPYGRAEVSHVGLNDGVVEGLRCLDAPAFSVQYHPEAAAGPHDASYLFDRFVDLLSGTPASQLLDTTGKTDTTEKGA from the coding sequence GTGAACGCACGCGTCCCCGCCGTGCTCGTCCTGGAGGACGGCCGCACGTTCCACGGACAGGCCTACGGCCGCGTGGGCCAGACCGTCGGTGAGGCGGTGTTCTCCACCGGCATGACCGGCTACCAGGAGACCCTCACCGACCCCAGCTACCACCGCCAGGTCGTCGTCATGACCGCCCCGCACGTCGGGAACACCGGCTACAACGACGAGGACCAGGAGTCCGGGCGGATCTGGGTCGCCGGCTACGTCGTGCGCGACCCCGCGCGCGTCCCCTCCAGCTGGCGCTCGCGGCGCGGCCTCGGCGAGGAGCTCGACGCGCAGGGCGTCGTCGGGATCTCCGGCGTCGACACCCGGGCCCTGACCCGCCACCTGCGCGAGCGCGGCGCGATGAAGGTCGGCGTGTTCTCCGGCGAGGCCGCCGAGCGGCCCGCCGCCGAGCTCCTGCGCGCCGTCCAGGACGCCCCCGACATGGTCGGCACCGACCTCGCCTCGCTGGTCAGCACCGACGAGACCTACGTCGTGCCGGCCGTGGGGGAGCGCCGCTTCTCCGTGACCGCCGTCGACCTCGGCATCAAGTCGATGACCCCGCACCGCCTCGCCGAGCGCGGCATCGAGGTCACCGTCGTGCCCTCCACCGCGACGCTGGAGGAGGTCCTGACCTCCGGGGCGGACGGCGGCGCCCCGGACGGGGTGTTCTTCTCCAACGGCCCCGGCGACCCGGCGGCCGCGACCCACGAGATCGAGGTCCTCCAGGGCGTCCTGGAGCGGCGGATCCCCTTCTTCGGCATCTGCTACGGCAACCAGCTGCTCGGGCGCGCCCTGGGGTTCGGGACCTACAAGCTCAAGTACGGCCACCGCGGGATCAACCAGCCCGTCATGGACCTGGCCACCCGCAAGGTCGAGGTCACCGCGCACAACCACGGCTTCGCCGTCGAGGGGAAGGCCGGGGAGGTCCGCGAGACCCCCTACGGGCGCGCCGAGGTCAGCCACGTCGGCCTCAACGACGGGGTCGTCGAAGGGCTGCGCTGCCTGGACGCACCCGCGTTCTCGGTGCAGTACCACCCCGAGGCCGCGGCCGGCCCGCACGACGCCTCCTACCTGTTCGACCGGTTCGTCGACCTGCTCTCGGGGACACCCGCGTCCCAGCTCCTCGACACGACCGGGAAGACCGACACCACCGAGAAGGGCGCCTGA
- the carB gene encoding carbamoyl-phosphate synthase large subunit codes for MPRRTDLKSVLVIGSGPIVIGQAAEFDYSGTQACRVLRAEGLRVILVNSNPATIMTDPEMADATYVEPITPAVVEAIIAKERPDAVLATLGGQTALNTAIALYENGVLEKYGTELIGADVEAIKLGEDRQLFKGVVERCGAESARSHLCHSMEEVLAGAADLGYPVVVRPSFTMGGLGSGFAYDEADLRRIAGQGLHHSPVTEVLLEESILGWKEYELELMRDRADNVVVVCSIENFDPMGVHTGDSITVAPAMTLTDREYQRMRDIGIAVIREVGVDTGGCNIQFAVNPEDGRIIVIEMNPRVSRSSALASKATGFPIAKIAARLAVGYTLDEIPNDITSSTPASFEPTLDYVVVKVPRFAFEKFPAADPTLTTTMKSVGEAMALGRNFTEALQKALRSTEKRGATFSWAGEPGDRADLLRRAAQPTDERIGLVMQAIRAGATPEELFESTRIDPWFLDQMFLLDEIAGEVRDSDELTPELLRHAKRHGFSDAQIGELRHLPEDVVRGVRHALGIRPVYKTVDTCAAEFAASTPYHYSSYDEEDETRPREKAAIVILGSGPNRIGQGVEFDYSCVHASFALRDAGYETVMVNCNPETVSTDYDTSDRLYFEPLTLEDVLEVVHAEMRCGPVAGVIVQLGGQTPLGLAAKLEQAGVPIIGTSPQAIDLAEERGAFGQVLERAGLVAPKHGTASSFPGAKAIAAGIGYPVLVRPSYVLGGRGMQIVYDEASLEEYMRTATEVSPERPVLVDRFLDDAIEIDVDALFDGEEMYLGGIMEHIEEAGIHSGDSACVIPPPTLGNAELARVRAATEAIARGVGVRGLLNVQFALAADVLYVLEANPRASRTVPFVSKATGVALAKAAARLMAGTSIRDLRAEGLLPGRGDGGLLPADSPVSVKEAVLPFARFRTAEGVVVDSLLGPEMRSTGEVMGIDVDFPTAFGKSQTAAYGGLPTAGTAFISVADRDKRAMIFPIKRLADLGFTLVATEGTAQVLRRNGITSTVVRKHSEGTSEDGELTIVGRIGAGEIAMVVNTPSGNQARADGYEIRAAATAVGSPIITTIQELSAAVQAIEAAIVQERNGGGVNVASLQEHTARLNAAWEGRA; via the coding sequence ATGCCTCGCCGCACCGATCTGAAGTCGGTCCTCGTCATCGGGTCCGGGCCGATCGTCATCGGCCAGGCCGCCGAGTTCGACTACTCCGGCACCCAGGCCTGCCGCGTCCTGCGCGCCGAGGGCCTGCGGGTGATCCTGGTGAACTCCAACCCCGCGACGATCATGACCGACCCGGAGATGGCCGACGCGACCTACGTCGAGCCCATCACCCCCGCCGTCGTCGAGGCGATCATCGCCAAGGAGCGCCCCGACGCGGTCCTGGCGACCCTGGGCGGGCAGACCGCGCTGAACACCGCGATCGCCCTCTACGAGAACGGCGTCCTGGAGAAGTACGGCACCGAGCTCATCGGCGCCGACGTGGAGGCCATCAAGCTCGGCGAGGACCGCCAGCTCTTCAAGGGCGTCGTCGAGCGCTGCGGCGCGGAGTCTGCCCGCAGCCACCTCTGCCACTCCATGGAGGAGGTCCTGGCCGGGGCCGCCGACCTCGGCTACCCCGTCGTCGTGCGCCCCAGCTTCACCATGGGCGGGCTCGGCTCCGGCTTCGCCTACGACGAGGCCGACCTGCGCCGCATCGCCGGGCAGGGCCTGCACCACTCCCCGGTCACCGAGGTGCTCCTGGAGGAGTCGATCCTCGGCTGGAAGGAGTACGAGCTCGAGCTCATGCGCGACCGCGCCGACAACGTCGTGGTCGTCTGCTCGATCGAGAACTTCGACCCGATGGGCGTGCACACCGGCGACTCCATCACCGTCGCCCCCGCGATGACGCTGACCGACCGCGAGTACCAGCGGATGCGCGACATCGGCATCGCCGTCATCCGCGAGGTCGGCGTCGACACCGGCGGCTGCAACATCCAGTTCGCGGTGAACCCCGAGGACGGGCGCATCATCGTCATCGAGATGAACCCGCGGGTCTCGCGCTCCTCGGCGCTGGCCTCGAAGGCGACCGGGTTCCCCATCGCCAAGATCGCCGCGCGCCTCGCCGTCGGCTACACCCTCGACGAGATCCCCAACGACATCACCTCCTCCACCCCGGCCAGCTTCGAGCCCACGCTCGACTACGTCGTGGTGAAGGTCCCGCGGTTCGCGTTCGAGAAGTTCCCCGCCGCCGACCCGACGCTGACGACGACCATGAAGAGCGTCGGCGAGGCGATGGCCCTGGGCCGCAACTTCACCGAGGCGCTGCAGAAGGCGCTGCGCAGCACCGAGAAGCGCGGCGCGACGTTCTCCTGGGCGGGTGAGCCGGGCGACCGCGCGGACCTGCTGCGCCGGGCCGCGCAGCCCACCGACGAGCGCATCGGCCTGGTCATGCAGGCCATCCGCGCCGGCGCCACCCCGGAGGAGCTGTTCGAGTCCACCCGGATCGACCCCTGGTTCCTCGACCAGATGTTCCTGCTCGACGAGATCGCCGGGGAGGTCCGCGACAGCGACGAGCTCACCCCCGAGCTGCTGCGCCACGCCAAGCGCCACGGCTTCTCCGACGCCCAGATCGGCGAGCTGCGCCACCTGCCCGAGGACGTCGTGCGCGGGGTCCGGCACGCGCTGGGGATCCGCCCGGTCTACAAGACCGTCGACACCTGCGCGGCCGAGTTCGCGGCCAGCACGCCCTACCACTACTCCTCCTACGACGAGGAGGACGAGACCCGCCCCCGCGAGAAGGCGGCCATCGTCATCCTCGGCTCCGGCCCCAACCGGATCGGGCAGGGCGTGGAGTTCGACTACTCCTGCGTCCACGCCAGCTTCGCCCTGCGCGACGCCGGCTACGAGACCGTCATGGTCAACTGCAACCCCGAGACGGTCTCCACCGACTACGACACCTCCGACCGCCTGTACTTCGAGCCCCTCACCCTCGAGGACGTCCTCGAGGTCGTGCACGCCGAGATGCGCTGCGGGCCGGTCGCGGGCGTCATCGTCCAGCTCGGCGGGCAGACCCCGCTGGGGCTGGCGGCGAAGCTGGAGCAGGCGGGGGTGCCGATCATCGGGACCTCCCCGCAGGCCATCGACCTCGCCGAGGAGCGCGGGGCGTTCGGGCAGGTCCTCGAGCGCGCCGGCCTCGTCGCGCCCAAGCACGGGACGGCGTCGAGCTTCCCCGGGGCCAAGGCCATCGCCGCGGGCATCGGCTACCCCGTCCTGGTCCGCCCCAGCTACGTCCTGGGCGGGCGCGGGATGCAGATCGTCTACGACGAGGCCTCCCTGGAGGAGTACATGCGGACCGCGACCGAGGTGTCGCCGGAACGCCCCGTCCTCGTCGACCGCTTCCTCGACGACGCCATCGAGATCGACGTCGACGCCCTGTTCGACGGCGAGGAGATGTACCTCGGCGGGATCATGGAGCACATCGAGGAGGCCGGGATCCACTCCGGCGACTCCGCCTGCGTCATCCCGCCCCCGACGCTGGGCAACGCCGAGCTCGCCCGGGTCCGCGCGGCCACCGAGGCCATCGCCCGCGGGGTCGGGGTCCGGGGCCTGCTGAACGTGCAGTTCGCCCTCGCCGCCGACGTCCTCTACGTCCTGGAGGCCAACCCGCGGGCCTCGCGCACCGTGCCGTTCGTCTCCAAGGCGACGGGGGTGGCGCTGGCCAAGGCCGCCGCGCGGCTCATGGCGGGGACCTCGATCCGGGACCTGCGCGCCGAGGGCCTGCTCCCCGGCCGCGGCGACGGCGGGCTGCTGCCGGCCGACTCCCCGGTCTCGGTGAAGGAGGCCGTGCTGCCCTTCGCGCGGTTCCGCACCGCCGAGGGCGTCGTGGTGGACTCCCTGCTCGGGCCGGAGATGCGCTCCACCGGCGAGGTCATGGGCATCGACGTCGACTTCCCCACGGCCTTCGGGAAGTCGCAGACCGCCGCCTACGGCGGGCTGCCCACCGCGGGGACGGCGTTCATCTCCGTCGCCGACCGCGACAAGCGGGCGATGATCTTCCCGATCAAGCGGCTGGCCGACCTCGGGTTCACCCTCGTCGCCACCGAGGGCACCGCCCAGGTGCTGCGCCGCAACGGCATCACCTCCACCGTGGTGCGCAAGCACTCCGAGGGCACCAGCGAGGACGGCGAGCTCACGATCGTCGGGCGCATCGGCGCGGGGGAGATCGCCATGGTCGTCAACACCCCGTCGGGCAACCAGGCCCGCGCCGACGGCTACGAG